The DNA sequence TATATATTACAACTAATTTATAGTTATAACAGATAGACTATACAGAAATCATAAGGCCTCCTCTGAAAGTTCCCCACTGTCAAATACACTTGTGCAATTTCTCACACACTGGTTAAACCTAGTTGGTTTGGAAATAGGTTTGAAATGTATGACTAAGCTCCTGCTCTGTAGTCCTCCCGgacacagaaaaaaagccaaaaacatCCTCAGAAACAAGAACAAGGCTTGATTAAAGGCGGGTACTTCCACAGCTTACCTCACAACAACCTTCCGCTGCGTCTGGTCAATTTTGCAATACACCATCTTTGTCCGAACagctataaaaaaataaatacaataacatTAAGCAAAATAAACACTCCAGTTAAGTCTTACACAATCCTGGACACTTCTTGTAAAAACACCCAGTCAAGCAAGGCTTGATTAAAGACTTAAGATACACTTGTGGTTTATGATCCCCTCCCCCCATCCCAGCATTAAGCCGTACCGTCAATGACAAAGGCCTCCACGTCATCTGCGCCAATCTGCAGCTCCTGCTGCATCGTGTCGAAAGAGATCTCCTTCATCTCCACGGCCATGCCCATGAAGGTCAACAGCCTCATCTTGGCCATGTTCTGCTCGTGTGACagaccttaaacacacacacaaacatacatttgtttatatttacagTTATGTGCAAAAATGAGACTGAATAACTCCTTATCTGGCTGATCAGGATTAACTTTGGCAGGTGATTTGATTGTCACTgaacaaaaaatataaatgcaACACTTTTGTTTTTGCTCTCATTTTTCATGAGCCGAACTCTATGTACACAAAAGACCTTTTTCTCTCAAATATTGATCACAAATTTGTCTAAATCTGCGTTAGTGAGCACTTCTCCTTTGCAGAGATAATCCATCCACCTCACAGGTGTGGCATATTAAGATGCGGATTAGACAGCGTAATTATTGCACAGGTGTGCCGTAGGCTGGCAACAATAAAAGGCCactctaaaatgtgcagttttATCACACAGCATAATGCCACAGATATTGCAGGTTTTGAGGGAGCGTGCAATTGGCATGCTGAGTGCAGGAATGTCCACCGGAGCTGTTGCATGCGAATTGAATGTTCATTTCTCTCCCATAAGCCGTCTCCAAAGGCGTTTCAGAGAATttggcagttttttttgttgctgaAAAGTGTAAGAATTTCATTATAGTTCATAGTACTAAAAATAAAACTTATCTGGGCagaaaaacactaatattagacgcaactaaaaaataacattcatacagaTTAGTGGTTTTACAACCCTATGTACATTAGAACAtatccaaagctctcctcatgagaGTCTAGTATAATTTatagtcatcatccaacaccaggTGTGATAAATCAGTGCCTactgatgttaaatcaggtgaactgaactgaacacttgagctctgttcttcagactagctcagatctcaactactttcttcagaacgAGACCCCTCTTATTGCAGAGAtgcaaaaatattatatcattctaaataatgtgcttaaaatAATCATATCCGCCATTGCTGttggaatctggcagttttccTTCATACcatgtcaaaatttcatgacaaatggaccaatagaaacgctcaaAATGATTGTTAACTTCTGATGTAGCTGTCGTAGGTCCCACAAATCATTACATCATGACGCACTACAGATTCCTCACTGCTGCCGATACTCAGTGTAAATAATGCTCAACCAACCTAAAGACATATTTACAATAGTTAAATAACTACTGACAACCAGAGAACCAGTGATCCTTCTCATTATGGGCCAATGGGAGGCGACAGCAGCGAACAGACGGATTGTCGCTACACGACAGGTCTGAATTGTCTCATTCTGCTGGAGGCTGGGAGGATCCCAGCTCTAATTAACAAGCAGCTCTGGGCTGAAGACAAACAAAGCCAATGCTGAGTCTCACATTCCAGCTGCGCAGAACCAGTGCTGCTCCACTGGTTAGAGAAACGCTGCGTGCTTGTGCTTAATGATCCAGTCAGCTGATCTGATTGGTAAAAACAATTTGCGTCCTTTTAATTGCACATCCCCATCCAGCCATTTACACACTATACTGACATTGCCTTGTGCCTCGTCATCTTTTGAGGCCAGATTTTGTGATTACTTGCAATCCAAGAAGGTTGGTCATTCTTATCAATCACTTAAACTGGTACTCCGGCCAAAATACACTTGTAAACATGCCCACTTGCATTGCACAGCAGTAAGTCAGTAGACTCCAGTGCAGTGGTGGGCTACTTCAGTCTTGGAGGGCCAGATTCTCTGGTGATTCAACTCACCGGTTGATTGCCAATCTTAGCAGGTCTGTTGGAGCAGGacaatcagcaaactgtgcaggATTCTGGCTCTCGTTTGCCCAGCCCTGCTCTAGGGCAAAACTTGCTTGGTTTTAAGACTAGGAAAGGTCTCTTCTAATGATGAATCTTGAAGGTGAAAGTAATTTCGGTAGATGGTGAATGTACAGGCTGGACAGTCTGTTGCACTCTGCAGCCATTCCTCAATTCCAGAACACCGTTATACAAAGAAAGCTTTCTAATTCAACAACCACAGTAGGAGTTAGCGTGGTTGCATTATTTGGCCTGTAGACCAGTGGCTAGCGAGATAGTATTGGGTGATATGACCGCAAATCAACGACCAATTAAACATTTTACCTTGATTGGGATCAACGAATAAAtaagttgctcagttggctcggTGTTTGAATTGTCAATGTTGCTTCCGTGTAGCAGGATGGACAGGAAGGTGTCAAGTGACCACACATGCAGCAGTATGTATTAAAGGGGACAGTGGGGAATGTAtcaaagaataataataagaaaaataaataaataaataataaaaacagaataaaaaaataaataatcggCATGATTAGAAGTTGATTCAGTAGAGTAGGGCAATCAGAGTAGGGCAGCCGTCTAAGCCTTGGCCCTATATTGCTTGTGCCATTTCTGGTGATGCTACAGCCATCTGTGGTTGGAGATTTTAGAAAGCACTATTGGCCACGCTCTGTCTGGGTGGATAGGCTGCCTCACTCACCCCCCCATTACTTAGAACGATGCTAGCCAGTATGAGCTCCTGTTAGCTGAAGTAACAGAACTGAAagtcagtgttctcctccaagcatgttgagctccAGTGAAGTTTAAAATGATTTGGCGGAGCTTTGCGACTTGGAGAAAGTACATGCTAGCGTTGTACGATggggagtcctagctagtggACGGGAACAGGGAATTAACAAAAATGCTAACACTTACCAAGAGAATCGATAAAGTCTTTGTTGCTCTGGTAGAACTTGACATAGGCCACCAGTTTTGCACTAACGAAGATGGTCAGGAGCTAATGAGAAAGAAGATTTATGATTGAAGAACAATTAAgtcaaatatacagtatatcagcTTTTAAACAAGGTAAATTTAGTCTACTCACATCGTGGATGAGCTCTCCTTCCAGGAAACGCACAGGTTTCAGAGCCAGGAGATGGTCAAACAAAAATGTGTTTGGATCTTTCAGAGCACGGACGATGCACCTGTGGGAACGCAGCGGTCAGGGAGTATGCACTGAGAGATTCTGGTCTGAGAATGGTGGGGATTCAACTGCattgatttttttaatgttagaGTCCACCATCATTGCATGAGTTTGAATCATCTGTAGATATTTACAACAATTATACTAATTACATATACAAAtaggtaataaataaataaataaatgaaattaaataaagtGAAAAAGAAACTAGCAGTGTGGTCAAGATTTAATGTTgagtggaccaacagaaatgctccaaaaatgtaGCAACAATAACGCACaaaattttaatgtatttactgAGCTTGGTTTTCTGGGCTAGTGTACTAAAATTCTAGctttatatttttatactaGCATATTCTACAGAAACAAGGCCAATACAACTAAATTTAGTCcaactttttacattttataaatgtttcaGAATTAGCATCAGCAAATACACATATGGCAAATATCCAACAAtaacaactcatcccaaattaTATCAACATACTGTATGGGCTCTTTCTTTGGTCAAAATATAATCTTCAAGTTAtttataaacattataaaaagGATGGTGCGATGTGTTTAACTGTCCATACTTCCACAGTGTGTAAACAGCCCCTCTAGTAGTCATGTATTCAGTGTActtaaaaaacaccaaaataatCATATAAAAGCTTGGTGAAATTCGAGATCTCATGGTGTGCTCACTTGTTTCCTAAAAATCGTGATCAAATTAAAGTGAGGTCAGcgttacattttattttatattaaatgagAGAGTGCAGCATACCTGTGGGCATCAACCCGGGCTTGGGATGCATTATCTTCTGTGTAACTGCCCAGAAGCTCCACCATCACTTTAGCTGCAGCCTCGCtgtaataaacaacaaaaaacacacatgttcaggaaCAAGGGTCAAACTAATGGTAAATCCATCTTTAACTGCAGAAGTCAGCATGCGGGTACCTCTTCTTGCAGTCGACCAGCGCTTCATACACCAGCCTCAGAAGAGTGTGTTTCTTTTCTGTGGTCAGATTCCAGTCCACGATCCACTTGCGCACCTATGAGGAACATAAAAGGTTTGACTGCAtgttcagttttatttattattttaaaaactatTATAAAAAAGGAGATATTTTAATTGTTAATTGTGCAACATGTATTAAGTAATTGATTATATTAAAGAACAAGAATGATTGTGAGAAGGTTGTGTTGAAATGTTGTGTTGAAGGCTATACCTGGTCCAGGTCAGTGGGGATGAAGGAGATGGCATTGCAGGCAGCTGCCACCTTGATCAGACTGCAGTACACAGTGTACCTCACAGGTGTGTTCTCATCCATACCATGGAACAGGTTGCTAAGACTGaatgatatttaaataaataaatacaaagatAAAGGGTAATGCAACAGAAAAGATTTGAcacagtagagctgggcaatttgacaatatatcatcatattgtgatacattttgatATTGTGGTAAAcgatatgcttttatgagtgtttTGTgaatatcatcagtgcttaaagaacacagaTTAACTGCACGCTTTAAAAAGGGTAATCAgccttatttaattaaatacagtaaagcacattttaagtaaaaatatGGCGTTCTTTGTTTTtacgctgttggtgcattttgtttaCATGACAATAGTGATAAATGTCGTAAAtcataaaaaatgtctttacaaATCGTGATAAAATGTTGCCATATCGCCCAGTTCTAACACACAGTACAAAATCTGcatattaaataaaaactgtAGGGGGTTTACTACAGTTGGTTGTGTAGCCTGCTATGTCATTTGTTATTTAAGTAAGGTTATTTTCCCCACCATCATATTTTCTATTGTTGTTACTGTGATGTTTGTCACAGTAATGAAACAACTCTATTGCCTTTCTTCAGAGCAGATGGAAAGGTAGAACCGTAAGCCTAAATGGTAGTATATTTTTTTTGGTGTTGTTGCATGAAAGTCTCATGAAAGAGTATATTCTGGGGTAATTGAGCGAGTTAAATGTTTGAACAACTGAGAAAATGAATGAAGGGATGCATTAAACTCTGCACATACAGCTGCATCCTGAGAGAGGGTCGCTCGCCTTCCCGGAACTTCACCAGCTTCTCGCACAGGCTCTCTATCAGTGCCTCCTGCTTCTCTGTTTCCAGAATCAGCAGCAGAGACACGATGCTGTTCATCACACTCTCCACATCTGCATAGACACACACAAGAATATAGTGTTGAaggaagatgctgctgctgctgttgctgcttaAGTATTAAATACAAACCCCCAACTTACACGGTATACAGCAAAACTACCATTTAAAACACTGGAACAAACGTTATTCAATAACCATTTGATAATAGGTAAATTGAATGAGTTGCCACTGCCTGTTAGGCTGGCACCCACCATTGCTTTTAAGGTTGTATGAAAACTGCAGCATTCTTTTGTTTTGATTCATTGGCCTTTGCTATATTCATTGGAGAGCACTTTGGTCAACATTTGTTGTTGTAAAATGTGCTCTGAAAATAAAATTGACATTAATGCTTCCCAAAACAACCTAAAAATATATAACCcacattacaatatttaaatccttactgtactgtaattattattgtacacaaaataacaacaaacaaTATGAATTTAACAAGTGAATCtaaactttatgtttatgtttatgtttatatatatatatatatatatatatatatatatatatatatatatatatatatagtcaaatTACTGAAGGCTCTTGGCCATCTACACACTTACCTTTGTCGTCATCCTTCAGGCAGACGTCGCATGCCTCAATAATCTGAGCCAGGTCTACATGGAGGCCTCCttcagagttctcctcagagaTCTCAGCTCCTTTAGATTTGATGTAGGCCCGGAGCTCTGAGGCCTGCATACATAGGCACAAGAACAGACAGCTTCCTTTAACATTGTGAAATAGTGTAAAATGGGCATGCAACATATGTCAgcattcaggaaaaaaaaatatcgGCATCAGAcagaaatttacatttattaatatttcaaatgaacatTTGATGTATGTCTTCAAACTCcagaaatattgaataaatgcaataaaatatctgcattattATAATTGTACTGTCTTTGTAACTCAAACAAGACGAGCGGAAGTAAGAAAAATAGGTGTTATAATTCTCATTAATGCTACTTCACATAGCTTTAGCCCCCATTAACACCTTATTAATGTTAGTATCAGCAGATACATTtgaaaatatcagaaatcagatAAATAATTCTAGATATTGGATAATGTGGAGAAATATGTGACAGGATGTTCAGACAGTTCACTCAGCACTGGTGTGCTGTTGATGTTATGTTACACCTCTAATAGctagtgaaacacacacagctgtgaagGTTACAGAACTAAAGATGACCAGCAGCTTTACTAACTGACTAGCTatccttccactcactgaccgctgCTACATCTCCACCATCCACCCAGATTGATCATATAGGTACAGAATTGCAGACTGCAGCtcatctagctagctaccttaaCAGACAACGCATCAGCCCCTCTACTACCCCCAACCACCGGACTGACCGCCGGCCAACGGTGGAGAGTCTCAACACAGAGGCTGACCAACACAAACCGGCCACTAACAGATGGGCTTCTGTCTGGAGCTACAGAGAGTGGATCTGTGACTGAGGGGAGATGATGAGGGACTCATCATAGAGGATGAGGGGATGAGAAGATCACCTCCCTGTTCCTCCATGTGTGATGAACCTGCctaagctagctaacgttagcatgAACACAGCTGGGCTACAGTGTTTAGCTCCGGGCTAAGGCTTAAATCATCAAACCCCGTCAATGATCCTGGATCATATCACACACAGACGGGGTCAACATCCCTTCGGCTGGTGTTTACAGTACCTGGTCCTCCTCGGTGATGTCAATAAAGGCTGGGACGCTCATTTTTGCCCGTTTTTTTAGAGCGCAGATAAAACCCACACTCACGGCGAGGCTACAGAGCCCGGAAAAGAACCTACGTGTTTCCGGCGCTTTGTCTTAAAGAGACAGCGCGAGGCGCGCGCGTGTGAAAATGGCGGTCTGTGATCCCTAA is a window from the Salminus brasiliensis chromosome 13, fSalBra1.hap2, whole genome shotgun sequence genome containing:
- the eif3m gene encoding eukaryotic translation initiation factor 3 subunit M gives rise to the protein MSVPAFIDITEEDQASELRAYIKSKGAEISEENSEGGLHVDLAQIIEACDVCLKDDDKDVESVMNSIVSLLLILETEKQEALIESLCEKLVKFREGERPSLRMQLLSNLFHGMDENTPVRYTVYCSLIKVAAACNAISFIPTDLDQVRKWIVDWNLTTEKKHTLLRLVYEALVDCKKSEAAAKVMVELLGSYTEDNASQARVDAHRCIVRALKDPNTFLFDHLLALKPVRFLEGELIHDLLTIFVSAKLVAYVKFYQSNKDFIDSLGLSHEQNMAKMRLLTFMGMAVEMKEISFDTMQQELQIGADDVEAFVIDAVRTKMVYCKIDQTQRKVVVSHSTHRTFGKQQWQQLYDTLSSWKQNLVTVKSSLQTLSPNA